The genome window TTGCTCCAATAACCACCTTGACTTCGCCATTTCTTATTCTGGTCCACTGATCAAATCTTTCGCCTTCTGAAAGTCCGCTATGAAGAACCGCAATATTATCTCCAAATCTGGCTCTGAATCTTCTTTCTGTCTGGGAAATAAGAGCTATCTCAGGTACAAGAACAATGGCGCTGCCGCCCTTTTTCAGAACATCCATAACGGCATTCATATAAACTTCGGTCTTGCCGCTGCCGGTGACTCCTTTCAGAAGATATACCTTAAACCCATTGCCTGTGGATGAAACAATCTGATTCAGCGCGTTTATCTGCTCGGCGTTAAGATCAGGAGGGGAATCAGGCGACACAGGATCACCAAATGGATCTCTGTATTCAGGTTTTTCAATTATATTAATCAAACCTTTCTGCCTGAGAACTTTCAAAGCTGATTCTGATATGTTTTCCAAATGCCGGGCTGCTGCCAGGCTTATTTCACCTTTTTCTTTTAATGCTTCCAATGTTTTTAACTGGGTCTTGGTAAGTCCGGAAACAGCTTCTAAAGGAAAAGACTCGAAAACAGAAATAAACTTCTGCATCCTGTGACCGGTTCTTGCTTTTGCAAGTTGCCTTGATACTTCGATTATGCCTTTTCTCTGCATGGAAAGAAGAAGAGCCTGGGTCACATCTTTTTGAGAAAGAAGCTTCTTTTTATGCAGCCGTGAATCTCCAATAATAGATACAAGATTCTGCTCTGCCGGATTAAGATCACCGCAGTATGAGCATGCAAGGGAAACCACAGCATGATCTTCCATGTTTATACCCTTTGGAAGAGCAGTTTCTATTACTTCGCCAATTGGATGAACATAATAAGATGAAATCCATTCAAAAAAAGATGCCATTTCAAAAGGAAACACAGGATTATCGTCTATTACGTCAATTATTTCCTTTATTTCATTGCCTGACGAATTTACTGGTGAATTACGGAGTGAATCTCCAGACGCTCCCATAACATAGCCGGTAAGAGTTCTGTGCCCGAAAGGAACAAGAACCCTTACCCCCACCTTAACCGAGGCTTTCAGATTTTCAGGCACCGAATAAGTGAATGCTCCCTGGACAGGAAGTGGAACTGCAACATTTATATAATTAAAACCCGAAATCATTTCTCTAATATTGAACCTTGTAATAAGAATCTGTCTGTGCATATATTCTGGCCCGGAAAAGGCCTGCTGACGGGCATCATCTTATCTTTCAAGATATGTTCAGAATTATGCCGGTCAACATTTGCCGAAAGTATATATTGTTTTTAGATTGGCACAAGACAATGAAAGAAAAAATTCTGGTTTTCTGCGGCAGTGATTTAGCGTCAAGGGCTTCACTTATTCTGGCTTGCTTTTTGTGGGCGCTTTCCTTCATAGCTTCAAAGGCAGCTCTTGAATCAACACCGCCACTCACGGTTGTAACACTTAGACTCATCGTGTCTGCGTTCTGCTTTCTTGCCTGGGCAACGTACGCAAAAAAAAATATATACGAAATGATCAGAAAAGGAGGAGTGAAGCTTTTTCTCCTAAGCCTCTCTGGCACTGTTCTTCATTACGGAACCCAGACAATAGGAATAGCATACACCACTGCTTCAAATGCTTCATTATACGCAGTCACAGCCCCCATATCCATTGCACTCATTTCTCTGATTTTCTTTAAAGAAAAGCTATCAACAGGCAAAATAACAGGCATCATTATTGCTTTTTGCGGTGTTATCACAGTAATGGGCTTCGGTGTTTTGAAAAACTTTGCCATCAACTCGATCATCGGAGATTCGCTTGTTTTTTTAAGTATAGTTATGTGGGGCGTTTTCACTGTTTTCGGCAAGGAAACATCTGAAAAAATGGGCGGAGCCGTCAACATGACCGCCGCAGTAACCATAACAGGGGCTATCGCAATGATTCCATTCGGAGCTGGAGAGGTCATAAGGGCCGGATTCAGTTTCTCAAATATTGCAATTAATGCATGGATTTCGATTTTATTTTTAGGAATTACTTGCTCTTTCGCAGCTACGTTTTTATACTTCAAGGCACTTGAAAGCATGAATTCGAATGAAGCTGGCATATATCTTTATTCTATTCCGCCAATGACAAGCATTATAGCTTATTTTTACTCAAACGAGCAGATAACCATTTCATTCATAGCTGGTGCTATGCTTGTGCTTGTTGGAGTTTTTATTACTGAAAAAACATAGATAACAAGAATACACTTTAATATCTTAAGTAAAAATAATTAGTATTTTTATCCATAATTATTGGCTATGTTCCTCTTAGATGTTGAAAAGCTAAAGAATAAGCCTTTTTGTAATTCTGGTTCTTGGGGATCTTTTTGTAAAAAGTTCCTTAAGTCCCCTCAAAAAATTTATGTTTTTATTATGATCAGACGCAAATGCCCTAAAGTTGTGTTTACTTGTCTAATTATCTGAAAGTTTTTGCGGAGCTTTTTTCAAAAAGCGACCCGCCGGAGGCCGGCTTTTTATTAAAAGTATTAATTAGTTATTGGAATAATAAAGTATTCCACACTTAACGGGAACATAGCTTATTTATTTCTTAGCAACCAACCTGAATATACTGATTTTATTTAAAATTATTCCAATATCGGAGATCTTAAATGTCTAACTGTTCTATTCATCCTGGTGTCCCTGCTTCATGGGAATGCGGTAAATGCGAAAGTAATTTCTGCAGCGAATGCATTCTTAAAAGAGAAAAAAGCAACTTCTCCAAAGAAATGATACATCTTTGCCCTAAATGCATCATACCTGCCCTTCCAACCGGCCATACAGCGATTGTCGAACCTTTCTGGACAAAAATGCACAGATTTTTCCTCTATCCATTCAGTGCCATACCTCTAATTCTCATAATATGCGTTTCCATTGGACAGCTGATTCTGGCTTATATCCCTTTTGTGGCTATATATATGAAAATCCTGCTTGCTGCCATCATGGTGAAATACAGCTTTGATGTTCTTCAGCAGACAGCCATGGGCGATACAAAACCTCCTGGATTCAGATTTGACGATCTTGCCTCAGACATGAAACCCCTTATCAATCAGACCATGCTATATCTGATTCTATTCGGGGCCAGCATATTTGCGGCAAGTAAAGGGCCAATCCTGTTTCTTCTCGTTGCAGCGGTCAGTGTAATAGCATTCCCAGCCATGATTATTCTGATTGCAGCGACCGGAAGCCTTCTCAAGGCGATAAATCCGATTTATTTTGGAGGACTGATTATAAAGATTGGTGGCGGCTATTTCATAATGCTCTTCTTTTTATCGATTCTCATAGGAGCACCGGCTTTCATTTCCTACAATATAAGAGGCGTTTTCCCAGACTGGTCAGTATCTTTTTTCGAAACCTTTTCAGGTTCTTACTACGTGATAGTCATGTATCACCTCATGGGTTATGTAATGCTCCAATACAACAAAGAAATAGGTTATGACATTGATCAGGAAAAAATGGCTGAAATAACTTCTGCTAAAACAAGACAGCAGATTGCAAAATCAACACAGTCAGCTGTTCAGCCAGCAGTAAACGATCCCAATTCAGAGCTGAAGAAAAGAATAGAGTTATGTCTGAGGGAGGGCAATTTCTCTGATGCTCTCAGTGAAATCAGGGAATGCTTGGATACACGGAATATCCAGGATAACGAAATATCCGGTTTCTATTACGAACTCCTTAAAATGACCGGCGCTGATCAGTCTGAAATTTCGAGACATGCAATTTCCTATCTGGATATTCTGACAGATAAGAATGACAGAAAAAAAGGGATGGAGGTATTCTCGCAAAGCATCAAGGCTGATTCAAGCTTTCCTGCCAGCCCCAAGGCACTTTTAAAAATTGGAGGATGGCTAACCGAAACAGGTAAATCTGAGATGGCCGCCAAAATATTTGAAAGGATCATCAGACTTCATCCTGACGACCCAGCTGCCCCCCATGCTTATTTCAGAGTATCCCAGGTACTCCACGACGGGCTGCTTCAAAAGGAAAAATCCGTATCAATGCTCAAAGAACTTCTTGTACGTTTTCCTGACCACGAAACTTCAGAAAGAGCTAAAAAATACCTGGCTCATATAAATGGAGTTTAAGAATAAAGTAATGAAAGAAGCAGCTCCGAGAAATCATATTTTTTTGTGGACCTGCTTTTCAAAAAGGCTCTTTTCCCGTTAAGTGTGGAATATTTTATCATTCCAATAACTAACTAATACTTTTAATAAAAAATGGCCTCCGGCGGGTCGCTTTTTGAAAAAAGCTCCGCAAAAACTTTCAGGTAATTAGACAGTGCGTGCACAATTTTAGGGAATTTGCGTCTGATCATAATAAAAGCATAAAGCTTTTGAGGGGACTTAAGGAACTTTTTTACTAAAAGTTCCCCAAGATTCATAACTCCAAAAAGGATTATTATTTCGCTTTTCAACATCTAAGGGGAACATAGCCTTCAAAAAAGCGGCCTTGCGAAAACAATCCTGAGTTGCTCTGAATCACATTATCAGCCCTTTTGCGTCCCTTGCCGCCTGGGAATCAGGATATGAACTGATTATTGTCTCCAGACACTGGTTGCGTTTATCTGACAACCCAGCCTTTTCAAAAACAAATACAATCTTGAGCATCAAGGAAGGAACCCTTGACTTGCTATCCGCAGGTAGTTTTGAAACCCCAAGAGCAAGTCCGAGAGCCTTGTCATATTTTCCGGATATGGCCATGCGGAGAGCAATTTCAGCATATAATTCAGGGTCAAGTCTCGGTCTCTGGACTATGGAGACATAGGCGTCATAAACCTCGACAATTCTTCCAGCATCGGCCAATTTTTTTACCATGATCCTGATATACATCCCTGCAGCAGCGTGAAGTTTCTCAGCATCCCTCCTGCTTTTTTCAATTTCGAATATTTTTTTTGCGGCTTCTTCATGCTCAGGATTAATTTCAAGGATCTTCTGAAGAGACTGCACGGCAAAGTCAATCTCAAGCCTGGCCATATGATTCATGGCTTTCACAAGAAGATCCGAGCAAGGATCCTTTTCAGGCTCTTTATCCTCATCAATTACATCAAGCCTTACAAATCCGGCTCTTCTTGCGGCAAAACCCAGCACCGCACCTGCCGCAAGACCTGAGGCATGGGCCATATATGCTACGGGCGAACCAGTGTTAGAATAATATGAATATATTTCATTACCGAGCCAGAATGGCAGAAAGATTATTGCAGGAAGTTTGACAGTATCAATATAAACTCCGAGATTTATAAAAACCCGCACAGGTTTCATTCTATAAATAACAGTGAAAGCGCCCATTATTGCAGAAATAGCCCCTGAAGCACCTACAAGGGGTGTCATGCTTCCTTCTGAAAAGAACGAAAAGCCAATCACGGAAGCAAATCCGCCCAAAATATATAAAAGCAGAAAGGTCAGATTCCCTGTCCCAGCTTCAAGAAGTATTCCAATGATCCAGAGGAAAATCATATTTCCGACAAGATGAGAAACTCCGCCATGAAGGAACATGTGGGTCAAAAAAGTTATGGGTTTCTTCTCACCAGGAATAAAGCCGAAAGAATAAAAAACAGCTTCTGACCTCATAGCCTCAAACTTCTGCCTCAATTCCCTCCATTTTTCATAATCATCATCATCGGCAGATAAAGCAGTGCGGTCTTCGAGCTTTTTTAAAAACTCGTCATCATCCTTCATCTTGCTGTAGAGGTAATCCCCCACAGTTTCGCTTATTTCCGTATTATCAGGAATATCAAGATAGATGCTGTCGTAGTTTCTGTTGATTTTGGCCCATTTTGCGTAAGCCCTTAGCTCGATCTTAACAAGACCTGATTCATTGTAAAACTCGGATGCTTTTAAATAAGATTCAGTATCCTTAAGCTGAAAAACTAAAAATATGGAGATATTGATTATGATAAGAATGATTGTAACTATCGGAGGATTTCTCCAGGACATCCTTTCAGGCAGAGGCATCAACATAAGGTTCTCCTTCTTGAATTTTACAGATTTCCGAAGAAATGCAATCCGCAATTATCAGAAATTCATTCCCTAAAAATGCAGGGCTAAGCAAGATCAGTTTTGATTGTTCATTAAAATTTTAAAATTCGTAAATGGACGGAATATTACTTTTCACAAAGAAAATTTAATAGGAAAGAAATCGTCTCGTCATTCTATAGATGGCTATGCTCGATTCTCGGCGTCAATTATCAGCTAAATGGGAACAAGAATCAGACATGGATAAAAAAACCCGGCGTAAAGCCGGGTTTTATATTTCAGTATTTATATTCTCTGACTTGTGGGAACATAATTTCTTTGCTGTTCTCCAGTATAAATCTGGCGTGGCCTGCTTATTCTCCAGTGAGGATCGTTAATACTCTCTCTCCACTGGGAAATCCAGCCGGGAAGTCTCCCTATTGCAAACATTACCGTGAACATGTTTGTGGGAATTCCCATTGCCCTCAATACTATGCCGCTGTAAAAATCAACATTTGGATAAAGATTATGATCAACAAAATAAGGATCAGTAATAGCTATCTCTTCAAGTCTCTTGGCAATATCGAGTAAAGGATCCTCTCTTCTGAATTTTGAAAGAATCTTATCGGCCATGCGCTTCATTATTTTTGCCCGTGGGTCGTAGGTTTTGTAAACCCTGTGACCAAAGCCCATAAGCCTGAAAGGATCTTTCTTGCTTTTTGCCTTTGCTATAATGGTTTCCAAAGGAATTCCATTTTCATGTATATCTGTGAGCATTTCAATTACAGCCTGATTCGCGCCTCCATGCAGAGGCCCCCAAAGAGCTGAAACTCCTGCGGAAATTGCGGAGTAGAGATTAACCTTTCCGCTTCCGACAACTCTCACAGCTGCGGTGGAACAGTTCTGTTCATGATCAGCATGAAGAATCCAGAATACGTTGAGCGCCTTTACGATATCTTCATCAATTATATAAGGCTTTACAGGGCTGTCGAACATCATATTTAAAAAATTGGCGCAATATGAAAGATCATGTCTAGGATAAATAACCTTGTCGCCTTTTGAAATCTTGTAGGACATGGCCGCAAGAGTCCTGACTTTTGAAACAAGACTCAAATATGTGTACTCAGGGTTAGCAGGATCATCATGATCATAAAGTTCAGGATAAAATCCTCTTAGGGCATTAACCATTGATGAAAGAATATTCATCGGGTGCGAACCCCTTGGAAAGGCCTGAAAAAAAACATGCATGGACTCATGAATCATGGACGTATCATTCAGAATCATTCGAGTTCTGTTAAGCTCATCCTGGGTTGGCAAATGCCCATTTATAAGAAGATACGCAATTTCCACAAATGTTGCGTATTCAGCCAGCTGCTCGACAGGAATCCCTCTGTATCTTAAAATTCCGCGCTCACCATCCATATATGTAATGGAACTTGCACAGCTTCCTGTATTACCGAAGCCCGGATCATAGGTGATATATCCGGTTGAGCTGAGAAGCTTTCTGATATCAATGGCCTTGTCACCTTCTGTACCGGTAAGCACAGGCAGGTCATAAGATACCCCGTCAATAATGAGCTTGGCGGTTTCGTCCATGGTAGTATGCTCCCTTTCTAAAAAACCTTAATCCACCCCCTGGGTGCGGATTACGACATCAATTATCCCGATTGCCAATGCAGCCCCCAAAAAAATCATACTGCAAGACGCCCCTGTTCAGGAATCGTGCAATATAACTCAAGGTGTGCCATAGGTCAAGCCCTGACGCCTGGATACAAATATACTGAATTCTTTAGAAATTATACTTTTTGAAAAAAATAAAAAAAAGAAATCCCTGCCGTTATAACAAAACAGCAGGGACCAAGGGGATAAATAGAGAGATCAGATCATAAAACAAGTCAGGAAAGATTTGCTCTGTTCCATATTCCAAATAACATTTTTATGCTGTGGCTGCATTGCGCTAAAGTAGATTAACGCTGATATGTCATTCGGATGAAAAGAATCAATACATTGAATAAGCTTTGTTAGAAGTCATGGCATCTTTGGTGCCTGCCATATGATAGCCTGAATTATTATGCGAATGATCAACTGCTTCCATTACTTCTTTTTTTTCACTTTTGCTGTTTTTTGAAGGGGCGTCTGAATCTGAATAAATGCGGTAATTTTTTTCCATTTTAAACACTCCTGTTTTT of Desulforegula conservatrix Mb1Pa contains these proteins:
- a CDS encoding DMT family transporter; the protein is MKEKILVFCGSDLASRASLILACFLWALSFIASKAALESTPPLTVVTLRLIVSAFCFLAWATYAKKNIYEMIRKGGVKLFLLSLSGTVLHYGTQTIGIAYTTASNASLYAVTAPISIALISLIFFKEKLSTGKITGIIIAFCGVITVMGFGVLKNFAINSIIGDSLVFLSIVMWGVFTVFGKETSEKMGGAVNMTAAVTITGAIAMIPFGAGEVIRAGFSFSNIAINAWISILFLGITCSFAATFLYFKALESMNSNEAGIYLYSIPPMTSIIAYFYSNEQITISFIAGAMLVLVGVFITEKT
- a CDS encoding rhomboid family intramembrane serine protease; protein product: MLMPLPERMSWRNPPIVTIILIIINISIFLVFQLKDTESYLKASEFYNESGLVKIELRAYAKWAKINRNYDSIYLDIPDNTEISETVGDYLYSKMKDDDEFLKKLEDRTALSADDDDYEKWRELRQKFEAMRSEAVFYSFGFIPGEKKPITFLTHMFLHGGVSHLVGNMIFLWIIGILLEAGTGNLTFLLLYILGGFASVIGFSFFSEGSMTPLVGASGAISAIMGAFTVIYRMKPVRVFINLGVYIDTVKLPAIIFLPFWLGNEIYSYYSNTGSPVAYMAHASGLAAGAVLGFAARRAGFVRLDVIDEDKEPEKDPCSDLLVKAMNHMARLEIDFAVQSLQKILEINPEHEEAAKKIFEIEKSRRDAEKLHAAAGMYIRIMVKKLADAGRIVEVYDAYVSIVQRPRLDPELYAEIALRMAISGKYDKALGLALGVSKLPADSKSRVPSLMLKIVFVFEKAGLSDKRNQCLETIISSYPDSQAARDAKGLIM
- a CDS encoding citrate synthase, with the protein product MDETAKLIIDGVSYDLPVLTGTEGDKAIDIRKLLSSTGYITYDPGFGNTGSCASSITYMDGERGILRYRGIPVEQLAEYATFVEIAYLLINGHLPTQDELNRTRMILNDTSMIHESMHVFFQAFPRGSHPMNILSSMVNALRGFYPELYDHDDPANPEYTYLSLVSKVRTLAAMSYKISKGDKVIYPRHDLSYCANFLNMMFDSPVKPYIIDEDIVKALNVFWILHADHEQNCSTAAVRVVGSGKVNLYSAISAGVSALWGPLHGGANQAVIEMLTDIHENGIPLETIIAKAKSKKDPFRLMGFGHRVYKTYDPRAKIMKRMADKILSKFRREDPLLDIAKRLEEIAITDPYFVDHNLYPNVDFYSGIVLRAMGIPTNMFTVMFAIGRLPGWISQWRESINDPHWRISRPRQIYTGEQQRNYVPTSQRI